In a single window of the Globicephala melas chromosome 10, mGloMel1.2, whole genome shotgun sequence genome:
- the YEATS4 gene encoding YEATS domain-containing protein 4 isoform X2 — protein MFKRMAEFGPDSGGRVKGVTIVKPIVYGNVARYFGKKREEDGHTHQWTVYVKPYRNEDMSAYVKKIQFKLHESYGNPLRVVTKPPYEITETGWGEFEIIIKIFFIDPNERPVTLYHLLKLFQSDTNAMLGKKTVVSEFYDEMIFQDPTAMMQQLLTTSRQLTLGAYKHETESLQGLPWWYSG, from the exons ATGTTCAAGAGAATGGCCGAATTTGGGCCTGACTCCGGCGGGAGAGTGAAG GGGGTTACAATCGTTAAACCAATAGTTTATGGTAATGTTGCTCgatattttggaaagaaaagagaagaggatggGCACACCCATCAGTGGACAGTCTATGTAAAACCATATAGAAATGAG GATATGTCAGCATATGTGAAGAAAATCCAATTTAAATTACATGAAAGCTATGGCAATCCTTTAAGAG ttgtTACTAAGCCTCCATATGAAATTACTGAAACAGGTTGGGGTGAATTCGAAAtaatcatcaaaatatttttcattgatcCTAATGAAAGACCT gtaaCCCTGTATCACTTATTAAAGCTATTTCAATCAGACACCAATGCAATGCTGGGAAAAAAGACAGTGGTTTCAGAGTTCTATGATGAAATG ATATTTCAAGACCCAACAGCAATGATGCAACAATTATTAACAACATCTCGTCAGCTTACCTTAGGAGCCTATAAGCATGAAACAGAAT Ccttacagggacttccttggtggtacagtggttag
- the YEATS4 gene encoding YEATS domain-containing protein 4 isoform X1: MFKRMAEFGPDSGGRVKGVTIVKPIVYGNVARYFGKKREEDGHTHQWTVYVKPYRNEDMSAYVKKIQFKLHESYGNPLRVVTKPPYEITETGWGEFEIIIKIFFIDPNERPVTLYHLLKLFQSDTNAMLGKKTVVSEFYDEMIFQDPTAMMQQLLTTSRQLTLGAYKHETEFAELEVKTREKLEAAKKKTSFEIAELKERLKASRETINCLKNEIRKLEEDDQTKEI; this comes from the exons ATGTTCAAGAGAATGGCCGAATTTGGGCCTGACTCCGGCGGGAGAGTGAAG GGGGTTACAATCGTTAAACCAATAGTTTATGGTAATGTTGCTCgatattttggaaagaaaagagaagaggatggGCACACCCATCAGTGGACAGTCTATGTAAAACCATATAGAAATGAG GATATGTCAGCATATGTGAAGAAAATCCAATTTAAATTACATGAAAGCTATGGCAATCCTTTAAGAG ttgtTACTAAGCCTCCATATGAAATTACTGAAACAGGTTGGGGTGAATTCGAAAtaatcatcaaaatatttttcattgatcCTAATGAAAGACCT gtaaCCCTGTATCACTTATTAAAGCTATTTCAATCAGACACCAATGCAATGCTGGGAAAAAAGACAGTGGTTTCAGAGTTCTATGATGAAATG ATATTTCAAGACCCAACAGCAATGATGCAACAATTATTAACAACATCTCGTCAGCTTACCTTAGGAGCCTATAAGCATGAAACAGAAT ttgcagAACTTGAAGTGAAAACCAGAGAAAAATTAgaagctgcaaaaaaaaaaacaagctttgAAATTGCAGAGCTTAAAGAGAGATTAAAAGCAAGTCGTGAAActataaattgtttaaaaaatgaaatcaggaaacTCGAAGAAGATGATcagacaaaagaaatataa